Proteins encoded in a region of the Prunus persica cultivar Lovell chromosome G4, Prunus_persica_NCBIv2, whole genome shotgun sequence genome:
- the LOC18778676 gene encoding RNA pseudouridine synthase 6, chloroplastic has translation MGSVSFTSMLANGCRSFSAPVALVRTLALTHVALSEHANNYKHVKVACFSRSSKKRTTFACESLKQGVTQPTSVSSVNGYPEYTRLLPCPSHNGPPRVEHLVVSEGGPVLEYICKTLDLPPQFVADLIHFGAVYYALVCPKPPPTATPEQMRVFKEVTAPSVLKNRASIKGKTVREAQKTFRITHADEFVEAGTYLRVHVHPKRFPRCYDIDWKSRIIAVSEEFVVLDKPAGTTVGGTTDNIEESCATFATRALGLTTPLNTTHQIDNCTEGCVVLARTKEYCSVFHGKIREKKVKKLYLALAAAPVPTGIITHYMRPINVAPRLISEDFIERWSLCQLEVMECKEIPWPNAVVEEKYCVEDCGWPSKDYAYECKINLLTGRTHQVRAQLAACGAPIVGDSMYMPAAVAEMESPGLNPFGQYKKHYTTENDKETAVAEWIARHGKEPNVAIGLQACQISWDDGKHTFEARAPWWRCQ, from the exons ATGGGGTCTGTGAGCTTTACCTCAATGTTGGCCAATGGTTGCCGGAGTTTCAGTGCGCCAGTGGCACTTGTGCGCACGTTAGCACTCACCCATGTTGCTCTCAGTGAACACGCCAACAACTACAAGCATGTTAAGGTGGCTTGTTTTTCTCGGAGTTCAAAGAAACGAACTACGTTTGCATGCGAATCCTTGAAACAAGGCGTTACCCAACCAACTTCCGTTTCTTCTGTAAATGG CTACCCTGAATATACTCGCTTGCTTCCATGTCCCTCACACAATGGACCACCAAGAGTTGAGCACTTGGTTGTTTCAGAAGGGGGGCCTGTTCTAGAATATATCTGTAAAACTCTGGATCTTCCTCCTCA GTTTGTTGCAGATCTCATCCATTTTGGAGCTGTGTATTATGCCCTTGTATGTCCAAAGCCTCCTCCAACCGCAACCCCAGAGCAAATGAGGGTATTTAAAGAAGTCACAGCACCATCAGTACTAAAGAATAGAGCTTCGATCAAAGGAAAAACTGTAAGAGAAGCGCAGAAAACTTTCCGGATAACACATGCAGACGAATTTGTTGAAGCTGGAACATACTTACGTGTGCATGTACACCCAAAACGTTTTCCTAG GTGCTATGACATTGACTGGAAATCAAGAATTATAGCTGTATCTGAAGAATTTGTGGTTTTGGACAAACCTGCTGGTACAACA GTAGGAGGAACTACAGACAACATCGAAGAAAGTTGTGCAACCTTTGCTACTCGTGCCTTGGGACTTACAACCCCCCTGAATACTACACATCAGATTGATAATTGTACAGAAGGATG TGTTGTCTTAGCTAGAACCAAGGAGTATTGCTCAGTTTTTCATGGAAAAATCAGA GAGAAAAAAGTGAAGAAGCTTTACCTTGCTCTTGCTGCTGCTCCTGTACCAACTGGAATAATTACTCACTACATGCGTCCAATTAATGTGGCTCCTAGACTCATTTCAGAAG ATTTCATTGAAAGGTGGAGTTTGTGTCAACTTGAGGTCATGGAATGCAAGGAGATTCCCTGGCCAAATGCCGTCGTTGAAGAGAAATATTGTGTTGAAGACTGTGGGTGGCCTTCAAAGGATTATGCATATGAATGTAAAATCAACCTTTTGACTGGGCGGACTCATCAG GTTCGAGCGCAACTGGCAGCCTGCGGTGCACCTATAGTAGGTGATTCCATGTACATGCCAGCTGCAGTTGCAGAGATGGAAAGTCCTGGACTGAACCCGTTTGGCCAATATAAGAAGCATTATACTACTGAAAATGATAAAGAAACAGCCGTCGCAGAGTGGATTGCACGGCATGGAAAGGAACCTAATGTTGCTATTGGTCTTCAAGCATGTCAGATATCATGGGATGATGGGAAGCACACTTTTGAGGCTAGAGCTCCTTGGTGGAGGTGTCAATAA
- the LOC18779889 gene encoding phospholipase A I isoform X2, which yields MSWGLGWKRPSEIFHLTLTYGTEGPPENFNRTSSSSSSSIVSQDQELGFRIDLDWSAGDDEEQVALRLQSQLMVALPMPQDTVVVELRTEESVEAEEANVGVDMRVVRRREPLRAVTMTKAAGSGQQSDGTGVLTRLLRSNFTSSMPAVSDGVAACGVHWQCVTVVNLGGCGLSVLPVELTRLPLLEKLYLDNNKLSLLPSELGELKTLKVLRVDYNMLVSVPVELRQCVGLVELSLEHNKLIRPLLDFRAMAELRVLRLFGNPLEFLPEILPLHKLHHLSLANIRIVADDNLRSVNVQIEMENSSYFGASRHKLSAFFSLIFRFSSCHHPLLASALAKIMQDEGNRVVVGKDENAVRQLISMISSDNHHVVEQACSALSSLAADVSVAMQLMKSDIMQPIETVLKSVPQGEVISVLQVVVKLAFASDAVAQKMLTKDVLKSLKVLCAHKTPEVQRLALLAVGNLAFCLENRRLLVTSESLCELLMRLMAAPDPRVHKAAARALAILGENGNLRRAIRGRQVPKQGLRILSMDGGGMKGLATVQILKAIEKGTGKQIHELFDLICGTSTGGMLAVALGIKLMSLDQCEEIYKNLGKLVFAEPAPKDNEAATWREKLDQLYKSSSQSFRVVVHGSKHSADHFERLLKEMCADEDGDLLIESAVKNIPKVFVVSTLVSVMPAQPFLFRNYQYPAGTLEVPLAVSESSGITVQGSPTVGAELGYRHSAFIGSCKHQVWQAIRASSAAPYYLDDFSDDVNRWQDGAIVANNPTIFSIREAQLLWPDTRIDCLVSIGCGSVPTKVRKGGWRYLDTGQVLIESACSVERVEEALSTLLPMLPGMQYFRFNPVDERCDMELDETDPAIWLKLEAAVEEYIQKNSHAFKDACERLLMPFQHDEKWSENLRSQHFPKSKASNEDEKGPSLGWRRNVLLVEASHSPNSGRSSNHAHALESFCARNGIRLSLMQGISGFVKTVPATTFPTPFASPLFPASIPSSPLFYSPDFGPQRAGRIDMVPPLSLDGQSGKGAASPPESPAGPRQLSLPVQSLHEKLQNSPQVGIVHLALQNDSLGSILSWQNDVFVVAEPGELADKFLQSVKSSLISVMRNRCRKAASSLSNISTVSDLVACRPYFQIGGIVHRYMGRQTQVMEDGQEIGAYLFRRTVPSIHLSPDDVRWMVGAWRDRIIICTGTYGPTPTLVKSFLDCGAKAVICSSGQPPESQLTTLHGSAEFSAFENGKFEIGEEEAEDDIEDEEAEPSSPVSDWEDSENGDPSTGFWDDDEEEVSQFVCQLYDSLFREGASVDVSLRHALASHRKLRYSCHLPGILDC from the exons ATGTCTTGGGGATTGGGCTGGAAGCGGCCCTCGGAGATCTTCCATCTCACGCTCACATACGGCACCGAGGGTCCGCCGGAGAACTTTAACCGTACGTCGTCATCGTCCTCGTCTTCAATAGTTTCGCAGGATCAAGAATTAGGGTTTCGAATCGACTTGGATTGGTCGGCCGGAGACGATGAGGAGCAGGTGGCGCTCAGGCTCCAGTCCCAGCTAATGGTGGCTTTGCCGATGCCGCAGGACACGGTGGTGGTCGAATTGAGGACCGAGGAATCTGTAGAAGCCGAGGAGGCGAATGTCGGTGTGGATATGAGGGTGGTGAGGCGCAGAGAGCCGTTGAGAGCCGTGACCATGACCAAGGCCGCCGGGTCGGGCCAGCAAAGCGATGGCACTGGGGTCTTGACTCGTTTGTTGCGATCCAATTTCACATCGTCAATGCCTGCAGTTTCCGACGGTGTGGCGGCTTGCGGTGTACATTGGCAGTGCGTCACCGTCGTCAATCTCGGTGGTTGTGGGTTGTCG GTATTGCCAGTAGAGCTAACTCGTCTGCCTCTTCTTGAGAAGCTATACCTTGATAACAATAAGTTGTCTCTTTTGCCTTCGGAGCTTGGTGAGTTAAAAACCTTAAAAGTGCTCAGGGTAGACTACAACATGCTGGTTTCAGTACCTG TAGAACTGAGACAGTGTGTTGGATTGGTGGAACTGTCATTGGAACACAACAAGCTTATTCGGCCTCTGCTTGATTTCAG GGCTATGGCTGAGCTACGGGTTCTTAGGCTATTTGGAAATCCTCTGGAATTTCTTCCTGAAATCTTGCCGCTCCACAAACTTCATCATTTGTCCCTTGCAAATATCAGGATTGTGGCTGATGACAATTTGAGATCAGTGAATGTGCAGATAGAG ATGGAAAACAGTTCTTATTTTGGTGCATCTAGGCATAAGCTAAGtgcctttttctctctcatattcCGTTTTTCTTCTTGTCATCACCCTTTACTAGCATCTGCACTAGCAAAGATAATGCAAGACGAAGGAAACCGTGTAGTCGTTGGTAAGGATGAGAATGCAGTGCGGCAGCTTATAAGTATGATAAGCAGTGATAACCATCATGTG GTTGAACAGGCATGTTCTGCTCTTTCATCTCTTGCTGCAGATGTTTCAGTTGCCATGCAGTTGATGAAATCTGACATCATGCAACCCATTGAAACGGTATTGAAATCTGTTCCCCAAGGGGAAGTCATTTCTGTATTACAAGTTGTGGTGAAGCTGGCTTTTGCATCTGATGCCGTAGCTCAGAAGATGCTGACCAAGGATGTATTGAAGTCCTTAAAAGTGTTATGTGCCCACAAAACCCCAGAG GTGCAAAGGTTAGCTCTGCTAGCAGTAGGAAACTTGGCCTTCTGTTTGGAGAATCGCCGTCTTTTGGTTACTTCTGAAAGCTTGTGTGAACTTCTCATGCGGTTGATGGCTGCACCTGATCCGCGTGTGCATAAAGCTGCAGCTCGTGCTTTGGCAATTCTTG GGGAGAATGGAAATCTACGACGTGCCATAAGGGGGAGACAGGTGCCAAAGCAAGGACTGCGGATACTCTCAATGGATGGTGGTGGCATGAAAGGTCTGGCAACTGTGCAAATTCTTAAGGCAATTGAGAAGGGGACTGGAAAGCAGATACATGAGTTATTTGACCTCATATGCGGAACATCAACGGGTGGCATGCTTGCTGTTGCCCTTGGTATTAAGCTTATGTCATTAGATCAGTGTGaagaaatatacaaaaatCTTG GAAAACTCGTCTTTGCCGAACCTGCGCCAAAGGACAATGAAGCTGCAACCTGGAGAGAAAAGTTAGATCAGCTCTATAAAAGTTCTTCGCAGAGTTTTAGAGTTGTTGTACATGGATCTAAA CATAGTGCAGATCACTTTGAGAGGTTGTTGAAGGAAATGTGTGCAGATGAGGATGGAGATCTATTAATAGAGTCCGCAGTAAAAAATATTCCCAAAGTTTTTGTCGTATCAACTTTGGTGAGCGTGATGCCAGCTCAGCCTTTCTTATTCCGGAACTACCAG TACCCGGCGGGAACACTAGAAGTGCCTCTTGCAGTTTCAGAGAGTTCAGGAATCACTGTGCAAGGATCACCTACTGTGGGTGCTGAACTTGGCTATAGGCACAGTGCTTTTATTGGAAGTTGTAAACATCAAGTATGGCAAGCTATAAGAGCATCGTCTGCAGCTCCATATTATCTTGATGATTTCTCCGATG ATGTAAACCGGTGGCAAGATGGTGCAATAGTGGCAAACAATCCTACAATTTTTTCCATTAGAGAAGCACAACTTTTATGGCCTGACACAAGAATTGACTGCCTGGTTTCCATTGGCTGTGGTTCTGTTCCAACAAAG GTGCGAAAAGGTGGCTGGCGTTATCTGGATACTGGGCAAGTATTGATAGAAAGTGCATGCTCTGTGGAACGGGTGGAGGAGGCTTTAAGTACATTGCTACCCATGCTCCCTGGAATGCAATATTTTCGGTTTAATCCAG TTGATGAACGGTGTGATATGGAATTGGATGAGACTGATCCAGCGATCTGGCTGAAATTGGAAGCTGCAGTTGAGGAATATATTCAGAAAAACTCTCATGCATTTAAGGATGCCTGTGAGAGACTACTTATGCCATTCCAACATGATGAGAAGTGGTCCGAGAATTTGAGATCTCAACATTTCCCCAAGTCAAAGGCATCAAATGAGG ATGAAAAAGGCCCATCTCTAGGTTGGAGGCGTAATGTACTACTTGTTGAAGCTTCACATAGCCCCAATTCTGGTCGATCTTCTAACCATGCTCATGCACTTGAGTCATTTTGTGCCCGTAATGGAATACGATTATCCCTAATGCAAGGGATATCAGGATTTGTGAAAACGGTGCCGGCAACAACGTTCCCAACACCATTTGCTTCACCTTTGTTTCCTGCAAGCATCCCATCAAGCCCACTTTTCTACAGTCCTGATTTTGGCCCACAGAGGGCTGGCCGAATTGATATGGTCCCACCTTTAAGCTTAGATGGTCAATCTGGAAAGGGAGCCGCGTCACCACCCGAGTCTCCTGCAGGACCTAGACAGCTTTCTTTACCTGTCCAGTCATTGCATGAGAAGTTGCAGAATTCGCCCCAAGTGGGCATTGTACATTTGGCCCTTCAGAATGACTCACTTGGCTCGATATTAAG ttGGCAGAATGATGTATTTGTGGTTGCTGAACCTGGAGAGCTTGCAGATAAGTTTCTGCAGAGTGTTAAATCAAGTTTGATATCGGTGATGCGAAACCGCTGCAGGAAGGCTGCATCATCTCTCTCCAATATTTCAACTGTTTCTGATTTGGTTGCTTGTAGACCATACTTCCAAATTGGAGGCATTGTTCACCGTTATATGGGACGCCAAACCCAA GTTATGGAAGATGGCCAAGAAATTGGAGCATATTTGTTTCGTAGAACTGTACCTTCTATCCATTTATCACCTGATGATGTTCGTTGGATG GTTGGAGCTTGGAGGGACAGGATCATTATTTGCACAGGGACATATGGGCCTACTCCAACCTTGGTTAAGTCTTTTTTAGACTGT
- the LOC18779889 gene encoding phospholipase A I isoform X1 translates to MSWGLGWKRPSEIFHLTLTYGTEGPPENFNRTSSSSSSSIVSQDQELGFRIDLDWSAGDDEEQVALRLQSQLMVALPMPQDTVVVELRTEESVEAEEANVGVDMRVVRRREPLRAVTMTKAAGSGQQSDGTGVLTRLLRSNFTSSMPAVSDGVAACGVHWQCVTVVNLGGCGLSVLPVELTRLPLLEKLYLDNNKLSLLPSELGELKTLKVLRVDYNMLVSVPVELRQCVGLVELSLEHNKLIRPLLDFRAMAELRVLRLFGNPLEFLPEILPLHKLHHLSLANIRIVADDNLRSVNVQIEMENSSYFGASRHKLSAFFSLIFRFSSCHHPLLASALAKIMQDEGNRVVVGKDENAVRQLISMISSDNHHVVEQACSALSSLAADVSVAMQLMKSDIMQPIETVLKSVPQGEVISVLQVVVKLAFASDAVAQKMLTKDVLKSLKVLCAHKTPEVQRLALLAVGNLAFCLENRRLLVTSESLCELLMRLMAAPDPRVHKAAARALAILGENGNLRRAIRGRQVPKQGLRILSMDGGGMKGLATVQILKAIEKGTGKQIHELFDLICGTSTGGMLAVALGIKLMSLDQCEEIYKNLGKLVFAEPAPKDNEAATWREKLDQLYKSSSQSFRVVVHGSKHSADHFERLLKEMCADEDGDLLIESAVKNIPKVFVVSTLVSVMPAQPFLFRNYQYPAGTLEVPLAVSESSGITVQGSPTVGAELGYRHSAFIGSCKHQVWQAIRASSAAPYYLDDFSDDVNRWQDGAIVANNPTIFSIREAQLLWPDTRIDCLVSIGCGSVPTKVRKGGWRYLDTGQVLIESACSVERVEEALSTLLPMLPGMQYFRFNPVDERCDMELDETDPAIWLKLEAAVEEYIQKNSHAFKDACERLLMPFQHDEKWSENLRSQHFPKSKASNEVDEKGPSLGWRRNVLLVEASHSPNSGRSSNHAHALESFCARNGIRLSLMQGISGFVKTVPATTFPTPFASPLFPASIPSSPLFYSPDFGPQRAGRIDMVPPLSLDGQSGKGAASPPESPAGPRQLSLPVQSLHEKLQNSPQVGIVHLALQNDSLGSILSWQNDVFVVAEPGELADKFLQSVKSSLISVMRNRCRKAASSLSNISTVSDLVACRPYFQIGGIVHRYMGRQTQVMEDGQEIGAYLFRRTVPSIHLSPDDVRWMVGAWRDRIIICTGTYGPTPTLVKSFLDCGAKAVICSSGQPPESQLTTLHGSAEFSAFENGKFEIGEEEAEDDIEDEEAEPSSPVSDWEDSENGDPSTGFWDDDEEEVSQFVCQLYDSLFREGASVDVSLRHALASHRKLRYSCHLPGILDC, encoded by the exons ATGTCTTGGGGATTGGGCTGGAAGCGGCCCTCGGAGATCTTCCATCTCACGCTCACATACGGCACCGAGGGTCCGCCGGAGAACTTTAACCGTACGTCGTCATCGTCCTCGTCTTCAATAGTTTCGCAGGATCAAGAATTAGGGTTTCGAATCGACTTGGATTGGTCGGCCGGAGACGATGAGGAGCAGGTGGCGCTCAGGCTCCAGTCCCAGCTAATGGTGGCTTTGCCGATGCCGCAGGACACGGTGGTGGTCGAATTGAGGACCGAGGAATCTGTAGAAGCCGAGGAGGCGAATGTCGGTGTGGATATGAGGGTGGTGAGGCGCAGAGAGCCGTTGAGAGCCGTGACCATGACCAAGGCCGCCGGGTCGGGCCAGCAAAGCGATGGCACTGGGGTCTTGACTCGTTTGTTGCGATCCAATTTCACATCGTCAATGCCTGCAGTTTCCGACGGTGTGGCGGCTTGCGGTGTACATTGGCAGTGCGTCACCGTCGTCAATCTCGGTGGTTGTGGGTTGTCG GTATTGCCAGTAGAGCTAACTCGTCTGCCTCTTCTTGAGAAGCTATACCTTGATAACAATAAGTTGTCTCTTTTGCCTTCGGAGCTTGGTGAGTTAAAAACCTTAAAAGTGCTCAGGGTAGACTACAACATGCTGGTTTCAGTACCTG TAGAACTGAGACAGTGTGTTGGATTGGTGGAACTGTCATTGGAACACAACAAGCTTATTCGGCCTCTGCTTGATTTCAG GGCTATGGCTGAGCTACGGGTTCTTAGGCTATTTGGAAATCCTCTGGAATTTCTTCCTGAAATCTTGCCGCTCCACAAACTTCATCATTTGTCCCTTGCAAATATCAGGATTGTGGCTGATGACAATTTGAGATCAGTGAATGTGCAGATAGAG ATGGAAAACAGTTCTTATTTTGGTGCATCTAGGCATAAGCTAAGtgcctttttctctctcatattcCGTTTTTCTTCTTGTCATCACCCTTTACTAGCATCTGCACTAGCAAAGATAATGCAAGACGAAGGAAACCGTGTAGTCGTTGGTAAGGATGAGAATGCAGTGCGGCAGCTTATAAGTATGATAAGCAGTGATAACCATCATGTG GTTGAACAGGCATGTTCTGCTCTTTCATCTCTTGCTGCAGATGTTTCAGTTGCCATGCAGTTGATGAAATCTGACATCATGCAACCCATTGAAACGGTATTGAAATCTGTTCCCCAAGGGGAAGTCATTTCTGTATTACAAGTTGTGGTGAAGCTGGCTTTTGCATCTGATGCCGTAGCTCAGAAGATGCTGACCAAGGATGTATTGAAGTCCTTAAAAGTGTTATGTGCCCACAAAACCCCAGAG GTGCAAAGGTTAGCTCTGCTAGCAGTAGGAAACTTGGCCTTCTGTTTGGAGAATCGCCGTCTTTTGGTTACTTCTGAAAGCTTGTGTGAACTTCTCATGCGGTTGATGGCTGCACCTGATCCGCGTGTGCATAAAGCTGCAGCTCGTGCTTTGGCAATTCTTG GGGAGAATGGAAATCTACGACGTGCCATAAGGGGGAGACAGGTGCCAAAGCAAGGACTGCGGATACTCTCAATGGATGGTGGTGGCATGAAAGGTCTGGCAACTGTGCAAATTCTTAAGGCAATTGAGAAGGGGACTGGAAAGCAGATACATGAGTTATTTGACCTCATATGCGGAACATCAACGGGTGGCATGCTTGCTGTTGCCCTTGGTATTAAGCTTATGTCATTAGATCAGTGTGaagaaatatacaaaaatCTTG GAAAACTCGTCTTTGCCGAACCTGCGCCAAAGGACAATGAAGCTGCAACCTGGAGAGAAAAGTTAGATCAGCTCTATAAAAGTTCTTCGCAGAGTTTTAGAGTTGTTGTACATGGATCTAAA CATAGTGCAGATCACTTTGAGAGGTTGTTGAAGGAAATGTGTGCAGATGAGGATGGAGATCTATTAATAGAGTCCGCAGTAAAAAATATTCCCAAAGTTTTTGTCGTATCAACTTTGGTGAGCGTGATGCCAGCTCAGCCTTTCTTATTCCGGAACTACCAG TACCCGGCGGGAACACTAGAAGTGCCTCTTGCAGTTTCAGAGAGTTCAGGAATCACTGTGCAAGGATCACCTACTGTGGGTGCTGAACTTGGCTATAGGCACAGTGCTTTTATTGGAAGTTGTAAACATCAAGTATGGCAAGCTATAAGAGCATCGTCTGCAGCTCCATATTATCTTGATGATTTCTCCGATG ATGTAAACCGGTGGCAAGATGGTGCAATAGTGGCAAACAATCCTACAATTTTTTCCATTAGAGAAGCACAACTTTTATGGCCTGACACAAGAATTGACTGCCTGGTTTCCATTGGCTGTGGTTCTGTTCCAACAAAG GTGCGAAAAGGTGGCTGGCGTTATCTGGATACTGGGCAAGTATTGATAGAAAGTGCATGCTCTGTGGAACGGGTGGAGGAGGCTTTAAGTACATTGCTACCCATGCTCCCTGGAATGCAATATTTTCGGTTTAATCCAG TTGATGAACGGTGTGATATGGAATTGGATGAGACTGATCCAGCGATCTGGCTGAAATTGGAAGCTGCAGTTGAGGAATATATTCAGAAAAACTCTCATGCATTTAAGGATGCCTGTGAGAGACTACTTATGCCATTCCAACATGATGAGAAGTGGTCCGAGAATTTGAGATCTCAACATTTCCCCAAGTCAAAGGCATCAAATGAGG TAGATGAAAAAGGCCCATCTCTAGGTTGGAGGCGTAATGTACTACTTGTTGAAGCTTCACATAGCCCCAATTCTGGTCGATCTTCTAACCATGCTCATGCACTTGAGTCATTTTGTGCCCGTAATGGAATACGATTATCCCTAATGCAAGGGATATCAGGATTTGTGAAAACGGTGCCGGCAACAACGTTCCCAACACCATTTGCTTCACCTTTGTTTCCTGCAAGCATCCCATCAAGCCCACTTTTCTACAGTCCTGATTTTGGCCCACAGAGGGCTGGCCGAATTGATATGGTCCCACCTTTAAGCTTAGATGGTCAATCTGGAAAGGGAGCCGCGTCACCACCCGAGTCTCCTGCAGGACCTAGACAGCTTTCTTTACCTGTCCAGTCATTGCATGAGAAGTTGCAGAATTCGCCCCAAGTGGGCATTGTACATTTGGCCCTTCAGAATGACTCACTTGGCTCGATATTAAG ttGGCAGAATGATGTATTTGTGGTTGCTGAACCTGGAGAGCTTGCAGATAAGTTTCTGCAGAGTGTTAAATCAAGTTTGATATCGGTGATGCGAAACCGCTGCAGGAAGGCTGCATCATCTCTCTCCAATATTTCAACTGTTTCTGATTTGGTTGCTTGTAGACCATACTTCCAAATTGGAGGCATTGTTCACCGTTATATGGGACGCCAAACCCAA GTTATGGAAGATGGCCAAGAAATTGGAGCATATTTGTTTCGTAGAACTGTACCTTCTATCCATTTATCACCTGATGATGTTCGTTGGATG GTTGGAGCTTGGAGGGACAGGATCATTATTTGCACAGGGACATATGGGCCTACTCCAACCTTGGTTAAGTCTTTTTTAGACTGT
- the LOC18780469 gene encoding adenosine deaminase-like protein, producing MEMEGWVSMPKVELHAHLNGSVRDSTLLELARVLGEKGVIVFSDVEHVILKNERSLTEVFRLFDLIHILTTDHKIITRITKEVIEDFASENVVYLELRTTPKKNDSIGMSKRSYLEAVLEGIKAVNTVDVAFRPHNADVSNVKSSSLINDTCNGSTRKEIYVRLLLSIDRRESTEAAMETVKLALEMRDLGVVGIDLSGNPIVGEWMTFFPALKFAREQGLYITLHCGEVPNPKEIQAMLDFLPQRIGHACCFEEEEWKRFKSLNIPVEICLTSNIRTNSVRSIEVHHFADLYNSKHPLVICTDDSGVFSTSLSKEYNLAASAFGLGRRGIFQLARNAIEYIFADDEVKRELKEIFNSSEKKLDQ from the exons ATGGAGATGGAGGGCTGGGTGTCAATGCCAAAGGTGGAACTTCACGCTCACCTCAATGGATCTGTCAGAGACTCCACTTTACT AGAACTTGCCAGAGTTTTGGGTGAGAAGGGTGTCATAGTTTTCTCAGATGTGGAGCACGTTATACTGAAAA ATGAACGTTCTTTAACCGAAGTGTTCAGGTTGTTTGACCTGATCCACATTCTTACTACTGACCACAAAATTATCACAAGAATTACCAAAGAA GTTATTGAAGATTTTGCTTCTGAGAATGTTGTGTATCTGGAGCTAAGAACAACTCCTAAG AAAAATGACTCCATAGGAATGAGCAAACGCTCTTACTTGGAAGCAGTATTGGAGGGTATAAAGGCTGTCAATACAGTTGATGTTGCTTTTAGGCCTCACAATGCTGATGTCAGCAATGTCAAGAGTTCTTCACTTATAAATGATACATGTAACGGAAGTACAAGAAAAGAGATTTATGTTAGGCTTCTTTTGAGCATTGACCGCAGGGAAAGCACAGAGGCTGCAATGGAAACT GTGAAGCTTGCACTGGAAATGAGAGATTTAGGTGTAGTTGGTATTGACCTTTCTGGAAATCCAATTGTGGGAGAATG GATGACATTTTTTCCAGCATTAAAATTTGCTAGAGAGCAGGGTCTTTATATAACCCTTCATTGTGGAGAG GTGCCTAATCCAAAGGAGATACAAGCAATGCTGGATTTTCTACCACAGAGGATTGGTCATGCATGTTGCTTCGAAGAAGAGGAATGGAAAAGGTTCAAATCTTTGAATATCCCG GTTGAGATTTGTTTGACATCCAACATCAGGACTAATTCAGTTCGTTCAATTGAAGTTCATCATTTTG CTGATCTGTATAATTCAAAACATCCTTTAGTCATCTGCACCGATGATTCTGGGGTGTTTTCTACCAGTCTTTCAAAGGAGTACAACCTTGCTGCTTCTGCGTTTG GTCTTGGAAGGAGGGGAATATTTCAGCTAGCACGAAATGcaattgaatatatatttgctGATGATGAAGTGAagagagaattgaaggagatcTTTAATTCTTCTGAAAAGAAGCTTGATCAATGA